The following proteins are co-located in the Marinomonas profundi genome:
- a CDS encoding saccharopine dehydrogenase family protein: MKKNVLIIGGGGVARVVAHKCAQHNDALGNIAIASRSVSKCDDIVASVLDKGSMKVEGRIQAFALDALDVPATIKLIQDTESQIVINVGSAFVNMSVLEACMETGAAYLDTAIHEDPSKICETPPWYANYEWKRRDACKEKGITAILGVGFDPGVVNAYAALAYNDYLDSVDSIDIIDVNAGSHGKYFATNFDPEINFREFTGRVYSWQDSAWQENSMFEVSRTDDLPVVGSQTTYMTGHDEVHSLSQNLNVPNVRFWMGFGEHYINVFTVLKNLGLLSEQPVKTAEGLDVIPLKVVKAVLPDPSSLAPAYTGKTCIGDVVKGKKDGKDKEIFIYNVADHEDAYNEVGSQGISYTAGVPPVAAAILVANGTWDAKEMRNVEQLDPKPFLGLLNEMGLPTRIKDENGDRPFTL, translated from the coding sequence ATGAAAAAAAATGTCCTCATTATTGGTGGCGGAGGCGTGGCGCGTGTTGTGGCCCACAAATGCGCCCAACACAATGACGCACTGGGCAATATTGCAATTGCTTCGCGCAGCGTTTCGAAATGCGACGATATTGTGGCCAGTGTCCTCGACAAAGGCAGCATGAAAGTCGAGGGTCGTATTCAAGCATTCGCCCTAGACGCTCTTGATGTACCAGCCACCATTAAATTGATTCAAGACACCGAATCCCAAATCGTCATTAACGTTGGTTCCGCCTTCGTCAATATGTCGGTACTGGAAGCCTGCATGGAAACGGGAGCGGCTTATTTAGACACCGCCATCCACGAAGACCCAAGCAAAATTTGCGAAACGCCACCTTGGTACGCCAACTACGAGTGGAAACGTCGCGACGCCTGTAAAGAGAAAGGCATCACCGCTATTCTGGGCGTGGGCTTTGATCCGGGTGTGGTAAACGCCTATGCCGCGCTTGCGTATAACGACTACTTAGACTCCGTTGATTCTATCGACATCATCGACGTGAACGCTGGTAGCCATGGCAAATATTTTGCCACTAACTTTGATCCTGAGATCAACTTCCGTGAATTCACCGGACGCGTTTATTCTTGGCAAGACAGCGCATGGCAAGAAAACAGCATGTTTGAAGTCAGCCGTACCGACGACCTTCCTGTGGTTGGCTCACAAACAACTTACATGACAGGCCATGACGAAGTGCATTCGCTTTCACAAAATCTAAACGTGCCAAACGTACGTTTTTGGATGGGCTTTGGCGAGCATTACATCAACGTTTTTACCGTTCTTAAGAACCTTGGCTTGCTGTCTGAACAACCGGTTAAAACCGCAGAAGGCTTAGACGTTATTCCGCTTAAAGTGGTAAAAGCCGTGTTGCCTGATCCATCTTCCCTTGCCCCAGCTTACACTGGCAAAACCTGTATCGGCGATGTGGTAAAAGGTAAAAAAGACGGTAAAGACAAAGAAATCTTCATCTACAACGTGGCCGATCATGAAGACGCTTACAACGAAGTGGGCAGCCAAGGTATTTCTTATACCGCTGGTGTTCCCCCTGTTGCCGCCGCGATCCTAGTTGCCAATGGCACTTGGGATGCAAAAGAAATGCGTAACGTAGAGCAGCTAGACCCTAAACCTTTCTTAGGCTTGCTAAACGAAATGGGCTTACCCACTCGAATTAAAGACGAAAACGGCGACCGCCCTTTCACCCTTTAA
- the cobM gene encoding precorrin-4 C(11)-methyltransferase, translating to MKVYFIGAGPGDPDLMTIKAVKTMERCPIVLYAGSLIPTQVIDSVRGCAEAIYDTAEMNLDETTAVIEKAAKEGKDVARLQCGDPALYGAIGEQIRRLEALNIDYEVIPGVSAVAASAALLRKELTLSGVSQTVIMTRYEGKTPFPERERLPALAQSGATLAIHLGVTRIHKIVEELIPHYGEDCPVAVCYRTSWPDQDYVVGTLADIVVKVREKKFTRTSLILVGRVLDTDDFADSYLYDKSQAHIFRKIHRQRDDKK from the coding sequence ATGAAGGTTTACTTTATTGGTGCCGGTCCTGGTGACCCAGATTTGATGACGATAAAAGCCGTCAAAACCATGGAACGCTGCCCTATTGTTCTTTACGCCGGTTCTTTGATCCCAACACAAGTGATCGACAGTGTCCGAGGCTGTGCTGAAGCGATTTATGACACGGCCGAAATGAACCTAGATGAAACCACCGCCGTGATTGAAAAAGCCGCCAAAGAGGGCAAAGATGTTGCCCGTTTGCAGTGTGGTGATCCCGCTTTATACGGCGCGATTGGCGAGCAAATTCGTCGTCTAGAAGCCTTAAATATTGATTACGAAGTGATTCCTGGTGTCAGTGCAGTTGCGGCCTCTGCTGCTTTATTGCGCAAAGAATTGACCTTATCCGGTGTTTCACAAACCGTCATCATGACTCGTTATGAAGGTAAAACGCCTTTTCCAGAAAGGGAGCGTTTGCCGGCGTTAGCACAAAGTGGCGCGACCTTGGCGATCCATCTTGGCGTCACTCGGATTCATAAAATCGTCGAAGAACTGATTCCGCATTATGGCGAAGATTGCCCCGTTGCTGTGTGTTATCGCACCAGCTGGCCAGACCAAGATTATGTCGTGGGCACCTTGGCGGATATTGTTGTCAAAGTACGTGAGAAAAAATTTACCCGAACCAGTCTTATTTTAGTGGGCCGTGTATTGGATACTGACGACTTCGCCGACTCGTATCTTTATGATAAAAGTCAGGCACACATTTTTCGCAAAATTCATCGTCAACGTGACGACAAAAAATAA
- the cobJ gene encoding precorrin-3B C(17)-methyltransferase — protein sequence MSKLFVMGMGPGDLGLVAPNATKALAVCSDWVAYGYYLDLLGELSAGKTFHNLPLGEEIGRARLALDLAAQGKNTALISSGDIGIYAMATLVFELLDMQLQGRESHPEWLDVDIEVIPGISAMQAGASRVGAMLGHDFCTISLSDLLTPWETIDKRLHACGAGDFVVSFYNPVSKKRDWQLNHARDVLLQYRPASTPVMIGRQLTRPEEEITFTTLGELDAKDVDMFTMVSVGNADTKHIVNGDKQWIYTPRGYSKKL from the coding sequence ATGAGCAAATTATTTGTAATGGGCATGGGGCCTGGTGATTTAGGTTTGGTGGCGCCTAACGCGACCAAAGCCTTAGCGGTATGCAGCGATTGGGTGGCTTACGGCTATTATTTGGATTTACTGGGCGAACTTAGCGCCGGCAAGACCTTTCATAATCTGCCCCTTGGGGAAGAAATCGGACGAGCCCGTTTAGCGTTAGACTTAGCGGCGCAAGGCAAAAACACGGCGTTGATTTCCAGCGGGGATATTGGCATTTATGCCATGGCGACTTTGGTGTTTGAATTGCTGGATATGCAATTACAAGGCAGAGAAAGTCATCCTGAATGGCTCGACGTAGACATAGAAGTGATCCCTGGCATTTCGGCTATGCAAGCGGGCGCCAGTCGAGTCGGAGCCATGCTGGGGCACGACTTTTGTACCATTTCTCTTTCCGATCTATTAACCCCATGGGAAACCATCGATAAGCGTTTACACGCTTGTGGCGCGGGGGATTTCGTGGTGTCTTTTTATAATCCAGTCTCGAAAAAGCGCGATTGGCAACTGAACCATGCCCGTGATGTTCTATTGCAATATCGTCCCGCCAGCACGCCGGTAATGATTGGTCGTCAATTAACCCGTCCCGAAGAAGAGATCACCTTTACGACCTTGGGTGAATTAGACGCCAAAGACGTGGACATGTTTACCATGGTCAGTGTCGGAAACGCCGACACCAAACACATAGTGAATGGCGATAAACAGTGGATTTATACGCCGCGTGGCTACTCTAAAAAGCTTTAG
- a CDS encoding sirohydrochlorin chelatase, whose translation MSNTTPAKKQGIMICGHGSRDKDAEREFGLVAKGLKARYPDLPVEYGFLEFSAPNIHMGLDSLVNQGVEEIYAVPGMLFAATHAKNDIPSVLTTYEEKHPGLHITYGRELGLQDDMIEAFQARIYESLGLDPENPPQNLYDTLLVVVGRGTSDTSANAEAAKLTRIVNENMGFGWADTVYSGVTYPSVGVGLEKLMKLGFKRIVVAPYFLFTGRLIKRIQGYVDKVAQENPEVTFVQTPYLNDHPRVIDAFQNRVAEIMQGELQTGEETLMNSFKRRLAAGEVDVHHHHAEFVDPQDDTQGLSEFDLKHAVISMGNVPNVSVLKKHTQDHGHSHDHSHDSHSHDSHSHDSHSHNHSHSHGHSHGHSHGVYKHIGHPMGPRTMIGEGICCCFMSQFTDQILEEEKHKIEGDCSKTAFAHR comes from the coding sequence ATGAGCAATACAACACCAGCCAAAAAACAAGGCATTATGATTTGTGGTCACGGCAGCCGTGACAAAGACGCCGAGCGCGAATTTGGTCTAGTGGCGAAAGGACTCAAAGCGCGTTATCCTGATTTGCCAGTAGAATATGGATTTCTGGAGTTTTCTGCACCGAATATTCACATGGGTTTAGACAGCTTGGTTAACCAAGGCGTTGAAGAAATTTACGCGGTGCCGGGCATGTTGTTCGCTGCGACCCATGCGAAAAATGACATTCCTTCCGTATTGACCACTTACGAAGAAAAACACCCAGGTCTGCATATCACGTATGGTCGTGAGCTGGGCTTGCAAGATGACATGATTGAAGCCTTTCAAGCGCGCATTTATGAATCCCTTGGCCTTGATCCAGAAAATCCGCCCCAAAATCTATACGACACCCTGTTGGTCGTGGTGGGTCGTGGTACGTCAGATACCTCTGCCAATGCCGAAGCGGCGAAGTTAACGCGCATCGTTAATGAAAACATGGGCTTTGGTTGGGCGGATACCGTCTATTCTGGCGTGACTTACCCATCGGTTGGCGTGGGCCTTGAAAAGCTGATGAAGCTTGGCTTTAAACGCATTGTGGTGGCACCGTATTTCTTATTCACTGGCCGCTTGATCAAGCGTATTCAGGGTTATGTCGATAAAGTAGCGCAAGAGAATCCAGAAGTCACTTTTGTCCAGACGCCGTATTTGAACGATCATCCACGTGTTATCGATGCCTTTCAAAACCGCGTAGCAGAAATCATGCAAGGCGAATTACAAACGGGCGAAGAAACCCTGATGAATTCTTTTAAGCGTCGTCTTGCCGCAGGGGAAGTGGACGTTCACCATCACCATGCGGAATTTGTTGACCCACAAGATGACACTCAAGGCTTGTCTGAGTTTGATCTGAAGCACGCTGTGATTTCAATGGGAAATGTACCTAATGTCAGTGTGTTGAAAAAACACACTCAGGATCATGGACACTCTCACGACCATTCACACGACAGTCATTCACACGACAGTCATTCACACGACAGTCATTCACACAACCATAGCCATTCGCACGGTCACTCTCATGGGCACAGCCATGGCGTGTACAAACACATTGGTCACCCAATGGGACCACGCACCATGATTGGCGAAGGCATTTGCTGCTGTTTTATGAGTCAGTTCACTGACCAGATCTTAGAAGAAGAAAAACACAAAATCGAAGGGGATTGTAGCAAAACAGCCTTTGCTCACCGGTAG
- the cobN gene encoding cobaltochelatase subunit CobN: MHLLAAKPGGFVDDEGIVDLGQTPADLVVLAAADSVLGALGSALDQLPTEGALFPSVRLANWMQLVKPAAYDLYEHKVLDHAKIVVVSLLGGEHYWAYGFQRLQDWAQAKAGRTLIVVPGDDSPDPSLMNVSTAKPEDCHRVWRYLRESGQTNSQQLFYFLSDRYFDQSYPWQEPTPLPSALIYHAGHSSGFAQWQRHYAERLAQGYPVAVLAFYRSHLQSGNTAMFDGLIEMLEQEGLVPLAVAVSSLKDDVSVGLIESLVDRTQAKVILNTTGFAANRVGSPDLASEPTDFQSAFASPIPVLQLILSGSTEEDWQAQTQGLRSRDVAMQIVLPEMDGRIITRAVSFKALSHYNDLAQVDLVRYELHPERARFVAQLAKRFANLASKPNHQKRIAFVLANYPTKDGRIGNGVGLDTPASAVNLLKALEVAGYPINNIPDHGNALIEALLGAVTNNPNTLHERGCWQSLALEDYLHYFYQLPLECQHAVWDRWGPPEDDHKCREQNGQRRIMLAGIRLGETFVGIQPARGFNLDLAANYHDPDLIPPHSYLAFYFWLRHVYQVDAFVHVGKHGNLEWLPGKGTALSASCWPDIALGPMPHFYPFIVNDPGEGAQAKRRTQAVIIDHLMPPMTRAETYGEMAELENLVDEYYQAMGMDVRRETWLREQILKKVQGSHLLEELIGVELENDDSVLEGLDTYLCEIKEAQIRHGLHRLGELPEDDKLADTLVALLRLPRGSDITSQGVLHSLVNDLGLQQDDFDPMKSERTPWLGVKPQVLLSVSEEDWRSHADSKERLELLAKKLVLSHLIGNESTELLADQLPQTAALLAHSKKRLLVALQQSAHDEIQALIIGLSGGFIPPGPSGAPTRGRLDTLPTGRNFFSVDNRAIPSPAAWAIGQQSAEALIQRHLQEHGDYPRDLGLSVWGTATMRTGGDDIAQAFALMGVRPIWAPGSNRVTDFEIVSCMQLGRPRVDVTLRVSGFFRDAFANVMRLYDAAVQAIAAYQEPGTGNVIRANVEARKNTLLAQGMSEAQASRQASYRVFGSKPGAYGAGLQGLIDERCWDTKADLAEAYVNWGGYAYGSYSDDVDSKGAHNQGTGGEGVEAKDAFVARLSQLDAVVQNQDNREHDILDSDDYYQFQGGMTNAVTEFRGQAPSVYHSDHSNPSSPKIRTLKEELNRVVRSRVLNPKWIEAMQTHGYKGAFEMTATVDYLFAYDATTDLVADYQYEQVTDRLLLDPDNQAFMRDNNPHALEEMGERLLEAIQRGMWQNADDYRDKIQSLLLDLDQQQEQSR; the protein is encoded by the coding sequence GTGCATTTATTAGCAGCCAAACCGGGTGGCTTTGTTGACGACGAAGGGATTGTCGATCTTGGGCAAACCCCAGCCGACTTAGTGGTTCTGGCGGCGGCTGATAGTGTGCTCGGCGCTCTGGGCAGTGCGCTGGATCAGTTGCCGACTGAGGGGGCGTTATTTCCCTCGGTTCGCCTTGCCAATTGGATGCAGTTGGTCAAACCGGCGGCTTATGACTTGTATGAACACAAGGTGCTCGATCACGCTAAAATCGTGGTGGTTTCACTGCTTGGTGGCGAGCATTATTGGGCCTATGGTTTTCAGCGTTTACAAGATTGGGCGCAAGCCAAAGCGGGTCGAACGCTGATTGTGGTACCAGGCGATGACTCGCCAGATCCATCGTTAATGAATGTCTCTACGGCCAAACCAGAAGATTGCCACCGAGTATGGCGTTATTTGCGTGAAAGCGGCCAAACAAACTCCCAGCAATTATTTTACTTCCTTTCTGACCGATATTTTGATCAGTCTTATCCTTGGCAAGAGCCAACGCCTTTACCCAGTGCGCTGATTTACCATGCTGGTCATTCGTCTGGCTTTGCCCAGTGGCAGCGTCATTATGCTGAGCGCTTAGCGCAAGGCTATCCTGTTGCGGTTTTGGCGTTTTATCGTTCTCATCTGCAAAGCGGCAACACCGCCATGTTTGATGGCTTGATTGAGATGTTAGAACAAGAAGGGCTGGTGCCGTTGGCGGTGGCGGTGAGTTCTCTCAAGGATGACGTATCGGTTGGTTTGATAGAATCGCTGGTGGATCGCACTCAAGCCAAGGTGATTTTAAACACCACGGGCTTTGCGGCGAATCGTGTCGGTAGCCCTGATTTAGCGTCTGAACCGACGGATTTTCAATCGGCTTTTGCCTCCCCCATTCCTGTTTTGCAGTTGATTCTGTCTGGCAGCACCGAAGAAGACTGGCAAGCGCAAACCCAAGGTTTACGCAGTCGAGATGTGGCCATGCAAATCGTCTTGCCAGAAATGGATGGGCGTATTATCACCCGCGCAGTGAGTTTTAAAGCATTAAGCCATTACAACGACCTTGCCCAAGTGGATTTGGTGCGTTATGAGTTACACCCAGAACGTGCGCGTTTTGTCGCTCAGCTCGCCAAGCGTTTTGCCAATTTAGCCAGCAAACCAAACCATCAAAAACGCATAGCCTTTGTGCTCGCCAATTACCCAACCAAAGATGGTCGGATTGGTAATGGGGTGGGATTGGATACGCCCGCTTCAGCGGTGAATTTATTAAAAGCATTAGAAGTGGCAGGTTATCCTATCAACAATATTCCCGATCATGGCAATGCCTTGATCGAAGCATTGCTTGGCGCGGTGACCAATAATCCCAACACTCTGCACGAACGCGGTTGTTGGCAAAGTCTCGCCTTGGAAGACTATTTACACTATTTCTATCAGTTGCCGTTGGAATGCCAACACGCGGTATGGGATCGCTGGGGGCCACCGGAAGACGATCATAAATGCCGCGAGCAAAATGGCCAGCGTCGCATTATGTTGGCGGGGATTCGCCTTGGGGAAACCTTCGTTGGCATCCAGCCTGCGCGTGGTTTCAATTTGGACCTCGCGGCAAACTATCATGATCCTGACTTGATTCCGCCCCACAGTTATTTGGCTTTTTATTTTTGGTTGCGTCATGTATATCAAGTGGATGCCTTTGTCCACGTGGGCAAGCATGGCAACCTTGAATGGCTGCCGGGCAAGGGTACGGCTTTGTCGGCGTCTTGCTGGCCGGATATTGCTCTTGGTCCCATGCCGCACTTTTACCCTTTTATCGTCAATGATCCAGGAGAAGGCGCGCAAGCTAAGCGTCGTACGCAAGCGGTGATTATTGATCATCTTATGCCGCCGATGACCCGCGCTGAAACCTATGGCGAGATGGCCGAGCTGGAAAACTTAGTCGACGAATATTACCAAGCCATGGGCATGGATGTGCGTCGAGAAACTTGGCTGCGGGAACAAATCCTCAAAAAAGTTCAAGGGTCTCATCTTTTAGAAGAACTGATTGGCGTTGAATTAGAGAATGACGATTCGGTACTGGAAGGGCTGGATACTTATCTTTGTGAAATCAAAGAAGCGCAAATTCGCCATGGTTTGCATCGTTTGGGGGAATTGCCCGAAGACGACAAGCTCGCTGATACGCTGGTGGCCTTGTTGCGCTTACCAAGAGGCAGTGACATCACCAGCCAAGGGGTTCTTCATTCCTTGGTTAATGACTTGGGTTTACAGCAAGACGATTTTGACCCAATGAAAAGTGAGCGCACGCCTTGGCTTGGTGTGAAACCTCAGGTTTTGTTATCGGTTAGTGAGGAAGATTGGCGAAGCCATGCCGACAGCAAAGAGCGTTTAGAGTTATTGGCCAAAAAACTGGTATTGAGCCATCTGATTGGTAACGAATCTACCGAACTGTTGGCGGATCAATTACCTCAAACGGCGGCTTTGCTTGCGCACAGTAAAAAACGCTTGTTGGTGGCCTTGCAACAAAGTGCCCATGACGAAATCCAAGCCTTAATCATCGGGCTGTCTGGTGGCTTTATTCCCCCTGGCCCAAGTGGTGCGCCAACCCGTGGCCGACTTGATACCTTGCCAACGGGACGTAATTTTTTCTCGGTGGATAATCGCGCGATACCATCGCCTGCGGCCTGGGCGATTGGCCAGCAATCGGCCGAAGCCCTGATACAACGACATTTGCAAGAGCATGGCGATTATCCGAGAGACTTAGGTTTGTCGGTGTGGGGCACGGCCACCATGCGCACCGGTGGTGATGACATTGCTCAAGCCTTTGCGCTGATGGGCGTTCGTCCGATTTGGGCACCGGGATCGAACCGGGTGACGGATTTTGAAATTGTGTCTTGCATGCAATTAGGTCGTCCACGGGTCGATGTGACCTTGCGCGTTTCCGGTTTTTTTCGTGATGCTTTTGCCAACGTCATGCGGCTCTATGATGCGGCCGTGCAAGCCATCGCAGCCTACCAAGAACCGGGCACAGGCAATGTGATTCGCGCTAATGTGGAAGCGCGAAAAAACACCCTGCTGGCGCAAGGCATGAGCGAAGCGCAAGCCAGTAGACAAGCCAGCTATCGTGTCTTTGGCAGCAAACCGGGCGCTTATGGTGCCGGTTTACAAGGTTTGATCGACGAACGTTGTTGGGACACCAAGGCTGACCTTGCCGAAGCGTATGTAAACTGGGGCGGTTATGCTTATGGTTCTTATAGCGATGATGTTGATAGCAAAGGCGCTCATAACCAAGGGACTGGCGGAGAAGGTGTTGAAGCAAAAGACGCCTTTGTGGCGCGTTTGTCACAACTGGATGCGGTGGTACAAAACCAAGATAACCGCGAACACGATATTCTGGATTCGGACGATTATTACCAATTCCAAGGCGGCATGACCAACGCGGTGACCGAGTTTCGTGGGCAAGCGCCCAGCGTGTACCATAGCGATCATTCGAACCCTAGTTCGCCAAAAATCCGTACCTTAAAAGAAGAGCTGAATCGCGTAGTACGTTCACGCGTGCTGAACCCGAAATGGATTGAGGCGATGCAAACCCATGGCTACAAAGGCGCGTTTGAAATGACCGCGACGGTGGATTATTTATTCGCTTACGACGCGACCACGGATTTGGTAGCCGATTATCAATACGAGCAAGTGACCGATCGATTGTTGCTTGATCCAGACAACCAAGCCTTTATGCGCGATAATAACCCGCATGCGCTGGAAGAAATGGGCGAGCGCTTATTAGAAGCCATACAGCGTGGCATGTGGCAAAATGCCGATGATTATAGAGACAAAATTCAATCCTTGTTGCTTGATTTAGATCAGCAGCAAGAGCAATCTCGGTGA
- the cobW gene encoding cobalamin biosynthesis protein CobW, translated as MQLNKIPTTIVTGFLGSGKTTLLSNVLKQAAGKRIAVIVNEFGELDIDSDLLRSCPLDCPEGEEESSRRSDDGFYELANGCICCTVEEEFLPVMQQLVARRGDIDHILIETSGLALPKPLVQAFNWPGIKEHCTVDAVITVVDGVAVAAGRFAHDEDKVQAQRQADESLDHDPSLQELLDDQLSAADLVVVSKNDLLNDEQRARVQAVIAHEVPNTVKTVYIENGEAALDVLLGIDAATESRIDEVHNHHDHHHAHGAHHDHAHDHFDSFVVTLGEVQSDLLQETLTQLVETHNIFRVKGFAAVHGKPMRQVFQVVGTRLDRYFDRLWQPEEVRKTQLVFIGKGISKEMVENVLHDALSA; from the coding sequence ATGCAGCTGAATAAAATCCCTACCACCATTGTGACTGGCTTTTTGGGCAGTGGTAAAACCACTTTATTGTCGAATGTCTTGAAACAAGCCGCTGGCAAACGTATTGCGGTGATCGTCAATGAGTTTGGCGAACTGGACATTGATTCCGATTTATTGCGTTCTTGTCCGCTTGATTGCCCCGAAGGTGAAGAAGAAAGTAGCCGACGCAGTGACGACGGTTTCTATGAATTAGCCAATGGTTGTATCTGTTGCACGGTAGAAGAAGAGTTTTTACCCGTGATGCAGCAGCTGGTGGCGCGCCGTGGTGACATTGATCATATTCTGATTGAAACCAGTGGCTTGGCGTTACCAAAACCTTTGGTACAAGCCTTCAACTGGCCGGGAATTAAAGAACATTGCACGGTCGATGCGGTGATCACCGTGGTGGATGGTGTGGCCGTCGCGGCGGGGCGTTTTGCCCATGATGAAGACAAGGTACAGGCGCAACGCCAAGCGGACGAAAGCCTCGATCACGATCCAAGCTTGCAAGAACTACTCGATGATCAGCTAAGCGCCGCCGATTTGGTTGTGGTCAGTAAAAACGATTTATTGAACGACGAACAGCGTGCCCGAGTGCAAGCGGTTATTGCTCATGAAGTGCCCAATACGGTCAAAACCGTTTACATCGAAAACGGCGAAGCGGCGCTGGATGTGCTGTTAGGCATTGATGCCGCGACGGAAAGCCGAATTGATGAAGTACACAATCATCACGACCATCATCATGCCCATGGCGCCCATCACGACCACGCCCATGATCACTTTGATTCTTTTGTGGTGACATTGGGGGAAGTGCAGTCTGATCTGTTGCAAGAAACCCTGACACAACTGGTTGAAACGCATAATATCTTCCGCGTGAAAGGTTTTGCTGCCGTGCATGGCAAACCGATGCGTCAAGTGTTTCAAGTCGTGGGGACGCGCTTGGACCGCTACTTTGATCGTTTATGGCAACCAGAAGAAGTACGTAAAACTCAGTTGGTGTTTATTGGTAAAGGCATCAGCAAAGAGATGGTTGAGAATGTTCTGCATGATGCCTTGAGTGCTTGA